One Lagenorhynchus albirostris chromosome 8, mLagAlb1.1, whole genome shotgun sequence genomic region harbors:
- the LOC132524386 gene encoding translationally-controlled tumor protein-like, which translates to MIIYRDLISHDEMLSDIYKIREVADGLCLEVEGKMVSRTGGNVDDSLIGGNVSAEGPEGEGTESTVITGVDIVMNHHLQETSFTKEAYKKYIKDYMKSIKGKLEEQRPERGKPFMTGAAEQIKNILANFKNYQFFIGENMNPDGMVALLDYREDGVTPYMIFFKDGLEMEKC; encoded by the coding sequence ATGATCATCTACCGGGACCTCATCAGCCATGATGAGATGCTCTCCGACATCTACAAGATCCGGGAGGTCGCGGACGGGCTGTGTCTGGAGGTGGAGGGGAAGATGGTCAGTAGGACAGGGGGTAACGTTGATGACTCGCTCATTGGTGGAAATGTCTCCGCTGAAGGCCCCGAGGGCGAAGGTACCGAAAGCACAGTAATCACTGGTGTGGATATTGTCATGAACCATCACTTGCAGGAAACCAGCTTCACAAAAGAAGCCTACAAGAAGTACATCAAAGATTACATGAAGTCAATCAAAGGGAAGCTTGAAGAACAGagaccagaaagaggaaaaccttTTATGACAGGGGCTGCAGAACAAATCAAGAATATCCTTGCTAATTTCAAAAACTATCAGTTCTTTATTGGTGAAAACATGAATCCAGATGGCATGGTTGCTCTGCTGGATTACCGTGAGGATGGTGTGACCCCATATATGATTTTCTTTAAGGATGGcctagaaatggaaaaatgttaa